From the genome of Streptomyces sp. NBC_01341, one region includes:
- a CDS encoding alkaline phosphatase D family protein — MTRHLSAAPSRRTVVKAAAATAVAAPVLAAATAAQAADGPAFLHGVASGDPLPDGILLWTRVTPTPDAVPGSGLGADTEVDWEIAEDKAFSRIATRGTTVARAASDHTVKADVRGLRPATAYWFRFSARGTGQTVLSPAGRTRTAPARDAAVPGVRFGVVSCANWEAGWFSPYRHLAARADLDAVLHLGDYIYEYASGSYPTQDTVVRPHAPSHEILTLADYRTRHATYKTDTDLQSLHAAHPVIAIWDDHEFANDAWSGGAENHTPGTEGAWTARVAAAKQAYFEWMPVRASTEGTVYRRLGFGSLAELHLLDLRSFRSEQASVGNGAVDDPERSITGRAQLDWLKAGLAGSDAAWKLVGTSVMISPVAFGALPAHLLAPLAELLGLPAEGLAVNVDQWDGYTDDRKELISHLRDRGIRNTVFLTGDIHMAWANDVPVKAATYPLSASAATEFVVTSVTSDNLDDILRVAPQTVSLVAAAAVRTANRHVKWVDLDSHGYGVLDVTPERSQMDYYAVSDKTAKDATSSWVRSYRTLNGTQRIERVSAPVR, encoded by the coding sequence GTGACCAGACACCTCTCAGCAGCACCCAGCCGCCGCACGGTCGTCAAGGCCGCCGCCGCCACCGCAGTCGCCGCTCCCGTCCTCGCGGCCGCCACCGCCGCACAGGCGGCCGACGGCCCTGCCTTCCTGCACGGCGTCGCCTCCGGGGACCCGCTGCCCGACGGGATACTCCTGTGGACCCGCGTCACCCCCACCCCGGACGCGGTGCCCGGTTCGGGCCTGGGCGCCGACACGGAGGTGGACTGGGAGATCGCGGAGGACAAGGCGTTCTCCCGGATCGCCACCCGGGGCACGACGGTGGCCCGGGCGGCCTCCGACCACACCGTCAAGGCCGACGTCCGCGGGCTGCGCCCCGCCACGGCGTACTGGTTCAGGTTCTCGGCGCGCGGCACCGGGCAGACGGTGCTCTCCCCCGCGGGCCGCACCCGCACGGCGCCCGCCAGGGACGCGGCCGTCCCCGGGGTCCGCTTCGGCGTCGTGTCCTGCGCCAACTGGGAGGCGGGCTGGTTCTCGCCGTACCGGCACCTGGCGGCCCGTGCCGACCTGGACGCCGTCCTGCACCTGGGCGACTACATCTACGAGTACGCGTCGGGCAGTTACCCCACGCAGGACACGGTCGTACGCCCGCACGCCCCGTCGCACGAGATCCTCACCCTCGCCGACTACCGCACCCGGCACGCCACGTACAAGACGGACACCGACCTCCAGTCCCTGCACGCCGCCCACCCGGTGATCGCGATATGGGACGACCACGAGTTCGCCAACGACGCCTGGTCGGGCGGGGCGGAGAACCACACCCCCGGTACCGAGGGCGCGTGGACCGCCCGGGTGGCCGCGGCGAAGCAGGCCTACTTCGAGTGGATGCCGGTCCGCGCCTCCACGGAGGGGACCGTATACCGGCGCCTGGGCTTCGGCAGCCTGGCCGAACTGCACCTGCTCGACCTGCGCAGCTTCCGGTCCGAACAGGCGTCGGTCGGCAACGGTGCCGTGGACGACCCGGAGCGTTCGATCACCGGGCGGGCTCAACTGGACTGGCTGAAGGCCGGGCTCGCCGGATCGGACGCCGCGTGGAAGCTGGTCGGCACCTCCGTGATGATCTCCCCGGTCGCCTTCGGCGCACTCCCGGCCCATCTGCTGGCCCCCCTCGCGGAGCTGCTGGGACTGCCCGCGGAGGGGCTGGCGGTCAACGTCGACCAGTGGGACGGCTACACGGACGACCGCAAGGAGCTCATCTCCCACCTGCGTGACAGGGGGATCCGCAACACGGTCTTCCTGACCGGGGACATCCACATGGCATGGGCCAACGACGTCCCCGTGAAGGCGGCGACCTACCCGCTGTCCGCCTCGGCGGCGACCGAGTTCGTCGTGACCTCGGTGACCTCGGACAACCTGGACGACATCCTGCGGGTGGCACCCCAGACGGTGTCGCTCGTCGCGGCAGCGGCGGTGAGGACGGCCAACCGCCATGTGAAATGGGTCGATCTGGACTCGCACGGCTACGGCGTCCTCGACGTGACGCCCGAGCGCTCCCAGATGGACTACTACGCCGTGTCCGACAAGACCGCCAAGGACGCGACGTCGTCCTGGGTCCGTTCCTACCGCACGCTCAACGGCACCCAGAGGATCGAGCGGGTCAGCGCCCCCGTGCGCTGA
- a CDS encoding dienelactone hydrolase family protein, which yields MDRMNIMLFHSTYGLRPAVHASADRLRAAGHEVRVPDLFEGHTFGTVEEGMAFKDQVGKDELLKRAVLAAAPYSDQGLVYAGFSFGASVAQTLALGDAKARGLLLLHGTSDIAESASVDELPVQLHVADPDAFESPDWLNSWYLQMQRTGADVEVYRYPGAGHLYTDPDLPDFDQAAADLTWKVSIGFLATL from the coding sequence ATGGACCGCATGAACATCATGCTTTTCCACTCGACCTACGGTCTGAGGCCGGCCGTGCACGCGTCTGCCGACCGGCTGCGCGCAGCCGGGCACGAGGTGCGCGTGCCCGATCTCTTCGAGGGGCACACCTTCGGGACGGTCGAGGAGGGAATGGCCTTCAAGGACCAGGTGGGCAAGGACGAGCTGCTCAAGCGGGCCGTGCTGGCCGCCGCGCCCTACTCCGACCAGGGCCTCGTGTACGCGGGATTCTCCTTCGGCGCGTCGGTGGCGCAGACCCTCGCACTCGGTGACGCGAAGGCCCGCGGCCTGCTGCTGCTCCACGGGACGTCGGACATCGCGGAGAGCGCCTCGGTCGACGAGCTGCCCGTGCAGCTGCACGTCGCCGACCCCGACGCCTTCGAGTCGCCGGACTGGCTGAACAGCTGGTACCTCCAGATGCAGCGGACGGGGGCCGACGTCGAGGTCTACCGCTATCCCGGGGCAGGGCACCTCTACACCGACCCGGACCTGCCCGACTTCGACCAGGCCGCCGCCGACCTGACCTGGAAGGTCTCGATCGGCTTCCTCGCCACGCTGTAG